Below is a genomic region from Trichomycterus rosablanca isolate fTriRos1 chromosome 15, fTriRos1.hap1, whole genome shotgun sequence.
CTTTCGTTGGGGTGTGCTCATTTTTGCAACATGGTCTTGAATGCATTTGTTaggaaaattatttttttgtgtgtgcaaTTTAACAAATCTTGTTTGCACTTAATGGCCCACATTTGTGGGAGTATTTTGAAGTATAGTAGCTCATAGACGATGTCAATTCTGTAAAGAAACTAAcggtgtactcatttatgctgagcactgtacatgtgtattacATTTGTGTATGGGATGGTTTCTAGTGAATCAGAAAGGAAGAAACTTCAGTCTGCTTTTACTTGTTCATAATTAAAtcatattaaaattttattaagttatcctatattaaaataaatcaagagAGGAGAAAAGcaacaaggaaaaaaaaaaagaaaaaaaaaaaatgcaagaaTGACATACGATAGATTATGGAATGTATTTCggtaaataaaatatagctCCGACAGTTCCGTCAGGTGTGCTTTATTCAAGCAACACATTCTCTGTGTGTGATATAAAGCACCAATAagtctatatacatatacagcatatgtatatacacagtagATTCatccacatatatatatatacagtatatatcagcaTCACctttcatatatactgtatacatatttCTTACATATATACTTTATTCTTCTCATTTACAACGCCAGGTAACAAGTAGAAGATTCCTAACAGAATCAAGTTTGTCGTGGTTCTGGGGTTTTTCTCCGTTCAGTGAACAAGTAAACATAGTTTTGATATcaaccacaaaaaaaaaaaaaaaaaaaacaaccggCGAGGCGACTTCACTCCCACTTCGCTTCATTAAGTACAAAACTGGCACAGgagacattaataataataataataatacatacatacatacaaacatacgggattaaaaaatgcaaattaaattagAAATCAAAGGACTAAAACTGTAAACCTGTCCCCGTCTCGGTACAGCAAGCGCaaacaaaacaattattttaaccacttcaaataaaaataaggaactgaaaacgttttttttctttctctgctCTTTAAGACGTGCTACAGCCGCTAAAATCAGTCAGGTTTTGTTTGTGATTGACTTTCCGGCGTTTTCAGCAACTCTAACACTGAACagtaaataaactaaacaagATGAACCACTTCTGGGGCAAAAAAGTGACATCACAAGGCGGAGGGGTGTGCGCCGCCGCCTTTACCTCCAGCGGTCAGTTTATTAACCACAGCGATCGCCGCCTCCACCGTACGATGAAGCACGTCCAGGATGTCCGGCATGGGATTCACTGCAGGGGAGTGGCCTGTCCCTGGCTCCGCCTCTTGAAGGCCACAGCCCCGCCCCTCGTCGGCGTCCTGTAAAGCAGACTGCAGTATGGAGTCGTCCGCAGAAGATGAGCCGGGCTTCGCAGCGTTCTCTCGTTCGCGCTCCTTCGGTCGCTTCGTGTCTTTCCGCTCTTCCTCTCCGTCGCCCTCCTCTTCCTCCGGGCCGGCAGACGTCCCCGGCTCGGCTCGCCCGAACGCCTCGGGCAGCGACGACGACGACGATGAAGATGACGCCTCCATTTTTTCCTCTTTGCCTGAGGTGCTATCCGGAGAAGGCGGGTCCTGCTCCGTGCCCGGATCGATGAGGGATGAGTCTCGTGTCTCGGTGTCTGAGGTGCTGTTAGGTGTTAGAGCCTCGGCCGGCTCCGCTTTCTGCTCCAAGCAAGGAACCAGTGAGGCGGAGGTGGGGCCCACTAGggtggcactgttggctgaagaCCGGTCGTCGTCGCTGACCCGCCGCCGCTTCACCGGAGTTGCCCCCTCCTCTTCCACTAAGAGACCCagagaaaaatacaatacaataaaaacagaataaaaatacCATCATGATTTAGAttcttggttttgttttgtacaaCAGCAACAAATGGGAACCTCATGCAGCAATGTAGGACTTGATCAGCCTTGAGAAAAAGAGCATGACTGacagaaatgtgtttattctaaattcattaaaaaataaaaaaaaaaataaaaaaaatacgagggttcttcaaaaaactCCACCACTAtcctacatcgtcaccttcctcagagatgcatttttccagcgctgtaccattttaatgccatcagcaaaaattatttttggtcgagcgtgtagccactgatgcagcgctgcttttacatcatcacatgaaaatcttcttccccttaaagcttcttaaaGCGTTCAAAAAGGtgcaaatcagatggagctacaTCCGGACTTTAAGCGTCTCTCAAGCTGATTCCGAAATCTCATACTTacagagtctgtactagattggagaaAGTACACAccgctcggccggtaaagaagtacgcgATTTCAGTCCAGAAGTGTtcagtatgcacgcaacaccgctacgtactacatccaccatcttaccaacgtcaagtgatgacgtaatatcaccatagttacagatcGCGTGCTCATATATATAAatgttggatatttatcgtctttttgcaCTAATCATGatgttatttagggttgtacgcaataataacatttttattttgttcatcttacttacacttgtaaacagaggactcttTTTCCCGTTTTTcgcatctttcttgtttcttcttctgcttggaacgcctacgcagctccagttgaattatgggatacattagcagaccgaaagtgtgcatcgtttgcatactcaaacatggctggtcaagaagtaggtcatccgggtagtTCTGGCGTACCTTTTTATGTATAcgatgtattcggacatactaaccgctctcgcgtgctgctttcgcgtactattgagtatggaagtatcaGCTTCAGTCTCTCAGAAACGACCGAtcactcctcctcccaccctcaccgcttccaaacGAGATATTAacgtgtggaaactttttgaagatccctcgtacagcCTAATGCACGATCTTCCATTTTGATTTTAAATCCACGATCCTATGTTTAGTTTTCACGATGCTACTAGCAAGCGAAGAGGCAAAGCAAAAACTGTCCTCATCCAGCTTCTACTGTTTACAGTCAGCATGGTGCGTTCGTCGGAGAACTCCTACATTACAGTGCAAACTCAAAACTATCCGAACCGCACCCACTGTAAGGTACCGCTCAATGCAACAGCGGCTCTggaggaatgtgtgtgtgtgtgtgtgtacctttggTTTTGGACTCTAGCGTGTGTGTGGAGCGATGCTGTAAGCAGGCCGTGCATTTGTTGAGCAGCTCTTGCAGGGCCGGACCAAGTGCCGAGTCCAGCTGTTGAGGGGTGTGTACCGACAACATCAGCACCAAAGCTAGCAGATCCTGTACATGAAccattgaacacacacacacacacacacacacacacacacacacacacacacacacacacacacacacacacacaacgtaAATGATAGTTAATTCAATATTATATCTTAAGTGTGGAATTAGAGGTAGAGTAGTATACACTCGTCCCTGCTTATTCACGGGGGATTTCGTTCCTAGACCCCAGCAGACACCCAGAACCGTGCATAATaaaccctatatatatatacttataattagcgtattcatgtgtttcattcacaacaattgctaacaggctGTGACCCGGTGTACgcacaaaacaagctttataaaGGCAAGATAAAAAGCTCGATTAACTCTAGTGGCCCGCACAGagcaccactgaacagctctggaacgaactggaacatcagctgaggctttcttgagcaGCATGAGTGCCAAGCTATAAAAAAATCAGCTAttttcctacagacatacttcataGTCTTGTGAAGAGccctctcagaagagtggctgctgttcaagctgaaaagatcacacagaggtgaTACTAAGAGCTGTAGTATgtaatacaacttgttttagagcaatatgatgaatactttaaaagctattgatttttttaaataaaattttgtttttattatgtaataaagggtgacaGTGTCAGTATGAGAGTTGTAGACGtgatgctcatggtcaggtgtccaaatacttttggacatatagtgtCAGTGGTAACTGCTTGACCGTGCGGGGAGTTGGGAAGGCTTTAAAGTGTGTGAGCTGATCTGTGGATGAGCGAGGACTACTGTGGTAACACTGTGGTAAAAGTACTGTGTTGTACTGACAGCGTTGAGGAGGCTGCTGGTCTTGTTGAGCTCTGCACTCTGATTGGTCAGTTCAGGCTGGAGGGAGTGATACTCGTTCAGCAGGTTGGTGACCAGCACGCTGATCAGGTTGGCACAGCTCGGCCCGGACAACACCTGCGGCTGCACCTGCATACAGACAGACGAGCAGAATTAGGATAACGACAGAACAGGCTTCCTCAGGTATCAACGCACAAACAGAGCAGATCTGGTTTAATAGTGGTCAtcatcaattcattataaaagcatttttctccaaactagtcatatccaattcccctgtTCCTCTCCTTCACTGCTGGTCGAggaaggctgtacctaacacCTAACCccctgacacatgtgcagtaccaaccCATACGGAGAGccgtatcgtgcacagagagtcacgcaccgatctctaTTATTCCCCGTCTCACTGTGCAGGCGGTagaacagccagcagagggcgtaatcgCATCAGTTATGATGAACCCCGAACAGGCTAATTTCGTCCGTGTATACGCCGGGCAAACCGGTGAGTTTGAAAAGGCAGCCCCGGTGGGCTAATGTGTctcactgctgcgccacctgagcgcccagcCACGCCCATTTCTAACATGGTGTTTAAAGtcacttttataaaaaaaaaaaagacttgctTACAGCTTCATACAGAAAGTTCAATCATCATATACAACATAGTCTTTAAATGCAACCCGCGGCTCTGACCCGGATCCGAATGTTTACCTTTTGTAGGAAGCAGGTGAGGAAGGAGTAAGCGGTATTGTTGTTGAGGAAGGTCCTCTCGTCCATCAGAATACACTTGATATATTCTCCGAACGCAGGATCCTCACACAGCAGCTTCACACACGTCTTGGCTAACGTGGACTGTGGACAGAAGAAAGATGGGTCATAAATCGCCCCGCCCCGGTCCCGTTATAGATGAGTTACTGTTTCATTACCGCTCCTTCCAAGGAACACTGAGAGACTTCTACTTTGCTACATCCTCATTTGCAGACTCATACATATTTCATGCCTGTCCATATGTACAAATGAAGCATTGAACTTGATCTGGCCTACTTGTATACAGTCAAACCTTGGGTGTTTggggtttaccatacaaacatttcgggttacgaacgatctttttcaacttaacgtaaaaacaaatttcggattacgaaccgaaattcgcgaaattcggacagcggacagtgtttttcggTGTTTTCGATATTAAAATGTCCGCAAATAAGATGCAGAGAGAGCGCAgagcatttgttgttgtataattactcatGCCAGtggctgtcactgtgtatcagacagaaaggacagtgagtgagagagaagaaggaactggctgaataaagtattctttctatcgtgcaattacacctacaaaatacaacattattaaaataaaggaggaaataatagaaaaatatgAGAGTTGTTCTTTCTGATTTCTAtggtgtttatgtacagtactattgtgtatttttgtttattatatatatgttctttacaggaatgtctattctataatttaagatttaagggagaATATACgtgtatttacaaaaaaaagagcatttaagacattagaaaggttaggtaagggggggggggggggtttgggaggtctggcacggattaattctgtttacattatttcttatgggaaaaacaggtttaacatactagtactactatactgtatatctgtttTATTTCCTAAATAGATCACACTGAATTATGTTGTActtgtacaatgacaataaagctatCATATCATAATAACAGCTATAGAGCCTGTATGGAGTCATCATGTATCACCATGTCAAGGCAATCATGTGTAGTGTTcctctacactatatggacaaaactgttgggtggcacggtggctcagtgggtagcactgtcgcctcacagcaagaaggtcctgggttcgatccccaggtggagcagcccgggtcctttctgtgcggagtttgcatgttctccccgtgcctttcctcacagtccaaaaacatgcaatcaggtgaaatgtatatgtatatatgtgatatgtctataggtgaatgtgtgtgtgtgtctgccctgcgatagactggtgccctgtccagggtattacaGTGTAccatgcgcccattgaaaagccaaGATACTGGTTGTACAAGCAGCAATGTAacttaattgtgtgtgtgtgtgtgtgtgtgtgtgtgtgtgtgtgtgttacctgagaCTGGCTGAGCTCAGTCCACAGTTTAGGGAACAAGGCAAGGTGCAGCGGTAATCCTTCATATGCCATTAATACACCTGTACACAGGTACATAAACATACACAGATTAAAACACATTCATACAcgatatggtcaaaagtattgggacaccacttttaATGATAACATTCAGTTCAATTAAATGATATTAACGTTAATATTTTCGATATTTagtggaagcttttatccaaagcgactgacagtgctgtgacagtatactgtctaaacatttgagggttaagggccttgctcaagggcccaacagttgcaatctggcaagtagtggggcttgaaccagtgaactttcgattacaagtccagtaccttaactactaggctacaattgccctaattatatgcttctgactttgcagcaacagtttagggaaggccctttattgttacagcatgactgtgcctatGTAAAAGACActccagtgttctgcacagagtCCCCTCAACTGCACTAGGATGGACAGCTCTAGGATGAACTGAAtgatcaactgaggctttcagtgtccagccatacaaatgcggTCTGAATCttttgaccgaatgggcacaaattcccacagacatactgcaAAGCCTTGTGAGAGGCCTTCTCAGAGGagaggctgttgttatagctgaaagatCACtgagtatttgtttgtttgtttgtccaacaagctcatggtcaggtgtccaaatacttttggatcTAAATTGTTTTAAGAACAAGTGCACAAGTGAAAGAGAAGGAAAGTAACGGAGCGTACTGAGTTTGACGAGCGTCTCTGTGAACTTCTCACAGTTGATGGCGACTCGACACAGCAGATGAATGAACTGGTGATAGGACAGGAAGTAGTCCATCAACATCCTGTCGTACACTTCGTCTTTACCCTGTACGAGAGAAGCAGAGCAGACGGGAAGAGGCGGCTTGTCAGTGTCTGATACGTCTAcataaaaacactgcattttaaaccATGGTTCATCCAAcagtcttttgtttgtttgtttgtttattagggttttaacgtcatgttttacactttgtttacattcctgacaggaacggtagttactcattacacaagattcatcagttcacaagtttatattttatttcatttttggcattttgcagacgcttttatccaaagcgacttacagttgtgacagtattcagtactaagcaattgagggttaacctgacagtggtgggacttgaaccagcactTGAACCCGGTTTCTgatccagtaccttcaccactaggctacaactgcctgtgaacagtcgtggacaatttagtatctccaattcacctcacttgtgtctttttggactgtgggaggaaaccggagcacccggaggaaaccctcacagacacggggagaacatgaaatctccacacagaaaggacccggaccgccccgcctggggatcaaacccaggaccttcttgctgtgaggtgacagtgctacctactatgccactgtgccaccccaacaGTGTTTTGTAAAAGAAAAGTGACGTAAAGCTGATGTTTTAGCCGATAGCGCCACTGGTGATTCAAATCCTGGATCCTGGTGGTTAAAGGTTTAGTGCTGCGCCACCTAAATGCCTCTCACCAAAAATAAAACTGAgagtaaaatatatttatttaatattaattaggattttaaagtcgttttacactttggttacattcatgacaggaacggtagttactcattacacaagattcatcagttctagtttaatatcaaacacagtcatggacaattttctatctccaattcacctcacttgcacgtctttgtattgTGGGTttttcccggaggaaacccacacagacatggggagaacatgcaaactccacacagaaaggacccagaccgtcctgcctggggatagaacccaggaccttcttgctgtaaggcgacagtgctacccaccgagccaccctgcaGTGAATAAAAAGTGATTTAATTCCTTCTAAAAACCAGGGGATTCAAGTACTTTCGTCTCTGTAATGACATTAGGTCCACACCTATATAgtaaaaccaacacacacacacacaccttgctgGTTTCCACCATGGAGGGCAGGAGGCACATGTTGAGTTCAGGTCGTGGAGGACGAATGTTGTTCTTCGCCCCGATCAGCTTGATGTTTTCTCTGCACGGCAGATACGGTCCGAATGACACTACACACGCGCACGCGCACacgcagagagagagagagagagagagagagagagagagagagagagagagagcaaactTGCATTAATTTTCTGTTTCACAACtgtttctgttttattctggtcagggtcacggcgggTCAGATTCCAGGCtttcgcacacacacacacacacacacacaatatcagCAGCTCtaaactggcctgactgcatggggatcgaacccaggaccttcttgctgtgaggcgacagtgctacccactgagccaccctcaCAGCATGTAGTGGGTATGACTTTTACCATACATGCTGTATGAACCTGAACGTTAACATTAATACTGTTACAGATGTTATCACAACTGTTTTTGAAATGCGTGGGTAACCAGGGTGAGGACAAGCCAGAATATTGTTAGTCTCATGATCAGAGTATGTGGTGAGTGGAACTTACTGGGGATGTTGCTGTGGTGGTAGGTGCAGTGATTGTGCTGCAGGAAGGGCACCAGTGTGTGCAGGAAGTCGTGTGGACTCAGCAGCACCAGCTCCTTTAGCACATCTGAGAACCAGAAGAGGAAAAAAGACGCTTTACAAATAATAAGGAGCAAAGAGGGAAAACAAAGCGACATTTGATTGGGCCCTTCAAGCACTGAGCTAGCCCTTTTCGACCAGCGTGGAATGGGTTCTGTTCCAGTTCCCGGCCCTAACTTGGTTTCGAACTGGAAGCGTTTTTAAACTTTCCAAGCTGGAACCAAGGAAGAGTAGGTGTTTCAGCATGAATGATGACAATATCCATAGGCGAGTCAGGCTGTAGATGAAATgaacgtcttcttatcacccaTAGTTGATCCGTTATTGCTTTTCGATTAAAATCAATCATCTGTAACATCGGTAAGTGCTAGCAGGTAATAATACACACTCTGTTAGCTTCTTACTGCTGTTCACTTCTGTTGGGGTTTGTGCAGAACCCTCTGTTGATGATGCATCCCGgttccaataaaaataaaaacggtTGTAAATTTGTGCCGGTTCTCTGAATAGCACCTAAAATTTAAAAAGCCTGAACAAAATTAGTTCAGGAGTTATTTTGATCTAAGAGAGCCACATTTAAACCCTGAGAAagagtttttatctttttatttcagGCTAGATCTAACAGTGTTCAATAAGAACCTGTACAAACAAACAGAAGCatttacagcagtatgaagagCGTAACAGAAACGGTGGAGTTTTACCCAGGCAGGCGTTGCGGAGTTCTGGAGGACTGTAGGAGTTGAGCAGCGTCAGCAGTTTGTGTGCAAAATCGATCCTCTCCTGCCACTGAATCAGAGCCTGCTTTACatctacagagagagagaacagaaggaagagagagagagagagagagagagagagagagagagtttgtaACACTTTAAAAGCACcgtgccaacgatgctgctcctgccggatgtgacggagTATTTGCACCAagaagaactcactacagactttatcacagactgaactgattattaactctattattatttatttattgccagttatatcttttagttcatttaattctgtgtttgtatgatttgtgtaaatcctgttTAATTAAAgtctcctccaggccacccaagactTGCCAcactcggcttgctcaacaggggtttttgtatctgttggtcctggattttgtaaagttgctttgagacaatgtctatt
It encodes:
- the LOC134329539 gene encoding ubiquitin carboxyl-terminal hydrolase 34-like codes for the protein MWLCLFPQVEVLSEEEGEEEDEEEDILSLAEEKYRPAALEKMIALIALLVEQSRSERHLTLSQSNMAALTGGKGFPFLFQHIRDSINIRQTCNLIFSLCRYNNRLAEHIVSMLFTSIAKLTPEAANPFFKLLTMLMEFAAGPPGMPSFASYILQRIWEVIEYNPSQCLDWLAVQTPRNKLAHSWVLQNMENWVERFLLAHNYPRVRTSAAYLLVSLIPSNSFRQMFRSTRSLHIPTRDLPLSPDTTVVLHQVYNLLLGLLGRAKLYVDVAVHGTTKLVQYFSFMTYCLISKTEKLMFSSYFMDLWNLFQPKLSEPAIATNHNKQALLSFWYNVCVDCSENVRLIVQNPVVTKNIAFNYILADHDDQEVVLFNRAMLPAYYKILRLCCEQSASFTRLLASHQNIQWAFKNLTPHASQYPGAVEELFNLMQLFVAQRPDMREEDLEDIKQFKKTTISCYLRCLDGRSCWTTLISAFRVLLENDEDRLLVVFNRGLILMTESFNTLHMMYHEATACHVTGDLVELLSIFLSVLKATRPYLQRKDVKQALIQWQERIDFAHKLLTLLNSYSPPELRNACLDVLKELVLLSPHDFLHTLVPFLQHNHCTYHHSNIPMSFGPYLPCRENIKLIGAKNNIRPPRPELNMCLLPSMVETSKGKDEVYDRMLMDYFLSYHQFIHLLCRVAINCEKFTETLVKLSVLMAYEGLPLHLALFPKLWTELSQSQSTLAKTCVKLLCEDPAFGEYIKCILMDERTFLNNNTAYSFLTCFLQKVQPQVLSGPSCANLISVLVTNLLNEYHSLQPELTNQSAELNKTSSLLNADLLALVLMLSVHTPQQLDSALGPALQELLNKCTACLQHRSTHTLESKTKVEEEGATPVKRRRVSDDDRSSANSATLVGPTSASLVPCLEQKAEPAEALTPNSTSDTETRDSSLIDPGTEQDPPSPDSTSGKEEKMEASSSSSSSSLPEAFGRAEPGTSAGPEEEEGDGEEERKDTKRPKERERENAAKPGSSSADDSILQSALQDADEGRGCGLQEAEPGTGHSPAVNPMPDILDVLHRTVEAAIAVVNKLTAGGKGGGAHPSAL